From the Pangasianodon hypophthalmus isolate fPanHyp1 chromosome 18, fPanHyp1.pri, whole genome shotgun sequence genome, the window aagaatacattattttcactttcacttgaAACATACACAAGTCCTTAACATTTTACATCTTTTTCACAAGTGCATTTAAATACATCCACAGACAATGTGTCTGACTGCTCAACAACTGGGAGACGATGTCTACTTCACATTAGTTCAATGATATctattaaatgttatatatttttagtatataaaataaaccacTAATCGCATAGCACCTATTACCGACACTTTTTCATACGTTAGCACCCGTGAGCCTAAACGTGAGGTATGTACTGACACTAGTAACAGACATAATTTCTAAATTCTTTGCTTAGATCCATTTTCAAACCTTATATAGATCCTTATATAGACTGTCTGTCCTGCCATGGCTCATCAGAGCGACGTGCTCAACCTACTTTTTTACTGAAtacacatgattttattttttaggttCATCCAAAGATacaaccctgctgaaaaattcaGCTTGGAGTGATCAGCTAGTCAGCTGCCAAATCACAGATCCAGCAGGTAGCCATCTGCCAGCTCTTCAGTTATTTTCCACTTTCCTTATTACTAGACTAAACTGATCGATAAGTGTTCAGGATCTTCTAAGGGCTTTACTGCTGTGTGATTTTCTTAAAAAGTAACTTGTCTATGATGTAGCATTAAAAGAGGTAATTGAGAAATTGTTTGCTTTCTACTAGCACTTACAGGCAAACTAGCaggcaaagatggtctaccatTTTGACCCACTTAGCCTGTGTTTTAAACATCATACTGTTTCTCTGAATGTTTTAATTTCACTCTCCTGactaaacttttgcactgataAAACCTTGCTGCCAATTTAGGACTTTCTCTTAACTGACTCAAATtcttaaggcaagacactacaagTAGAAACGACAAATTTCGCCACAACAGtgatttttcaaatttttggAAAATTGTCCATACAACATTCACTTAAAATGTATTACTTATTTCTTTAATTCACTGTTTTTGcccactcactttttttttgccacattaTCTGAAACATTCAGTGaagttgtgtatttttaaaactgttaaaactgtttaatcaattttttttctacatccagaaccaaaaatctcagTTTCTAAATGACCTGCATTCATTAATTTTAAGTCAATTCCTATCCCTAATTAGAAGGATATTATGGAGGAATTTCCCAAAATGCTTTTAGTTCTATTTTAGTTCTAAATTATTTAAGGCTTTAATTAGTATGCAACattatgcatatttatataatgcCTCATCTGCatacataaatgtacatttctgaAAAAGTGCCAATGCAAAAATACCTGTAAGAATACCTTGCAGagatttgttgttttgaaaaaagAGGTAATTCACCTGTAGTGTTTTGCCTTAACTGTTAAGAAGAACAGAGGAAGttaatgttttcacacacagaaagtTAGTGTTAGTGAGCATTAGCCTGCAGCTGGTGATCAGCTACATACTACCCTGTCAGCAGTGTCGTGTCGGTAATAGATGTGTGTGACATtccattattaatattaataaattctCAATAGCTTCATTAAAGTGCCTCACAATACAAGTGCAAATCAAAAACACCACAAGTCACGCATCACTAATGATCATCGGGATCATGAACACACATCAGAGAGGGTTTACAACCGGAGAAGTCATGGGAAGAGGAGTCGGATTTGGCTCTAATATAGCTTCCTATTGGACTTGGCTAATGATATGAAGTTAGCTTGATATTACATGTTTCATATCCACACCAAAAGGTTAGTGACACTAGTTAGGGACCAACTTCAAAGTGCCATAAATGAATAAGATGAAGAAATCAATAAATCTTTACTTGAGTACTATATAAAGGTTGCAGTTAGATGGCAGTAATGATGCACAACGTCAGGACTTTGGTTGTAAtgtaatacatattttatattcttttttttttttacctttcaaTATTCTTTGAACTGACATTCAAAATTAAAACCAACTGTAAAGAGAGCAACTAGGTGACAATAATGATGCACAACCTTTGGACATTATACAATAGATATTTTATATTAGATTTTCGTAAGCAAGAAACATTTAAACTGTGATTTTCTCAGTTCTATGCAGATTAGGTATGCGATAAATAGGTTAAGTAGTCGAATGATTACTCAGACCAGTCCTACAGTGTCTGGTCTGACATTTATTACTTTAACTCCTATTTATAGTTTgacacacaaaaatggaagaaaagctTTTTTACCATGGttaaccgtggtttcatcttatcctgttaTATACAACTTCTCAGTAAATGCGTATAGAGGTATTACGAAGAAAAGCAAGCTTAAAGGAAGTAGTAGAGATCactggtgcctctggtgagtatATGTAGCTACTGTAGTTAGCTTGCTTGGATAATGCCATGTAACatggacaccctgtatatacaTCATTTCTCATTAGAAatttaaatggaaattaaaaaaaaaaaaaaaaacactctggaCACTGCATTCTCATCAGACAAAAACTTAACTTGTCACTTGCTAGCATTATTGTCATacagtaaattatatatatatatatatatatatatatatatatatatatatatatatatatatatatatactcaccaCTTTAACCTTATCTGAGAGAGAtaagaggagaatgaccagactggtgtctgagctgccaggaagtctatagtaacccaaataagcactctttataaccgtggcgagcagaaaagcatctcagcatgcacaaaacatcaaccttgaggtggatgagctacaacaacagaagatcaggttccactcctgtcagccaggaacaggagtctgaggctatcatgggcacagactcacccacactggacggctgaagactagaaaaagagcattttttttttttgtaaccttcaactatccagtttcaATGAGCCCGTGCCCATGATCAACCTGTGTCtgcattttatgcattgtgctgctgctacctgattggctgattagataaatgtataaatgagcaggtgtacaggtgttcccattaaagtggacagtgtaTAGTATGTCCAAAATATCCTGGACACCCTTTACAGTTGGTTTTAGTTGGTTTTGTATGTCATACGGTTCAAAAGATATTGGAATacaagtaagtaaaaaaaatctcagaagcGTGGACTTTGAGGCTGTACATCTGACTCACAGACATGCACTGCAAGAGTTAGGAGTATTTATGATTTCATCAATCAGATCTCCTGTAAAGTAAGcttgttagccagctagctagcattggCAGTGAAGACTATGAATACTACACTTGCGAATATTAGTAAATCccttcagaaatcctgtcagtgCAGTGCAGGTTAGCTAGTTAGTGTTTACAGTGCAGATTATGAACACCTATGAACAGAAGGTCCCCTtaagaaatcctgtcaggtcaGCTTATGATAGCTATTTGgtaaggaaaaatccaccctgaatgaccatatgtgatttttcaatgatttattttatgattaaattcgGAGTTTACgttttggtttaaacttttttcaTCGACATGTCAAACAGATAATGTTCCAatcttcaactttcatgctaatagtGCTGACACCATCACACTCGTCATCTCCTAGACTGCTAACTAGCCGAGCGGCGTCTCTGGCGTAACTCAGCGTAACTGCGTCGTGtaactgcattgcattctggactTTTGAGTCCGGCGTTTGCTGCCTGGGCCACTTCCATGTTGGATTTTTCATTAGTATGACATGGAACGTCCTGGAAAAATGCTGAGCGAGAAACGAAGCttctgctcttttgtttttaacagcaaaatctgactgttatcacttacgtttgAGAGTGTTGAAAACGTTTGGTCTACTAAACGCCATTTTAACTGCCCTAGAAACGTTCAGACTGGCACGCAACTAATAATTTCTCACGAAAATAAGGAAAAGACAGCACCAAACAACAAATTAGCAgcactaagcacatcacaaatagttcagtataaacatatttaaagtgtttcagggtggagttttccttgaTTTAGAAATCCGGGCAGGTTAGGTTACTGGCTAACAACGTCAATGCCAAGATGCCCAGCTATAGAGttaaagccacgcccactcccaGCTGCTCACTTTTCAGTAATGGGCTCAAATACACGCCCTCTGTGACCTGCGCATTAGGGTGTGTAAAAGCCGTTCTGTCACACCCTAGGTAAACACTTGTAGCACACAGGGAGTAGCGCGCGAGAGTCTGCCTTTTCCACGTCggtttgtttgtgtggttgTAGCACCTGTTGAGATGTTGGTCTTGCGACGGCGTTTCATAAGGCTGGTTATATGGTGAGTTCTTGGGAAAATCCTGTCAGTGCGCGTCCCAGTTTATTTTCCGCAGCAGCATCTAGGGCTGGGTGTTAACAGCCAGCGTGTTAACGTAGCCGCGCGGGCACATGTCGTTCTCCGAGACGCAGTGGGAGAACTGGGCCGGGTCTCCTCCGCGTGCCAGCCTGCGCGCACTCCTCAGGCTGGCGCACTGCTCCACTAACTCCAGGCACTTGCACGCCAAGAAAAAGACGTTCTTGAACATAAAAAGTGACACGGGCATGTCGTAGAGGAACACGAGCAAGCATCTGACGGCGAGCAGAGGCGCGTCGAGCAGCACGCCGCTAAGGAACCGCGCGCACATCCAGCGGCAGCGCATCCGCGAGGCAGCGGAAAGCTCGTAGAGCCAGAGCACCGGCACGGCCAGCGCCACGAAGTACGCCGCCATCACACCGTACTTCAGGTACGCGTTGTTGGGGATCTCGTTTTGCACAAGCAGCAAATCTACGAGCGTGAAGCTGTCCAGCACGTCCACGCACGTGCTCACGAAGCAGCTCTGCGAGTGGTAGCGCGGCGCGCCGTGCGGATCCTCCACCAGCGAGTTAATGAGGCAGAAGAGCAGCGGCGCGGCGAGCAGCGCGGTGGCCTCAAAGCCGGCGGCGCCCAGCGGCACCTCGCGCGCCACCAGCTCCAGGATGGATGTCTGCAGCACGAGCGCCACCTTCGGCGCGCACGCGATCACGTAGACGAGCCACGCGAGGTGCGCGAACGCGAACTCGCCCAGGTGACAGCCGAAGAGCGAGCTCTTTTGGCGGAAGCCGCACGCTCGCTCGCGCTTGCTCCTAGCGTTGCGGACGAAGAAGATGGCCCAGCCGGAGACCACCACAAGGTCCGTGGCTATCCATGAGCACCAGTACAGGTCGGTGAACGCTATGAGGTAGAAGTCCAGGATGCCGCCCTGCAGCACGAGCAAGGCGAAGCACAGCAGCTTGTAGAAGAGGTTCTTGGCGGAACGCGGGACGAAGGGCGGCGCAGACGGCGGGAATTCGCACCCAGAGGTCATGGCGCGAGCCGCCGCGGAGGCGCTGTCCGTGCTGCCTCGGTCCGCGTTGGCGCTGGACGCGCTCGTGCTCGTGCCCCTCGTGCACGCGCCGCTGCGGAGGAGAAGCTGGCCGTTCTCCGGTGCCGAGGACACGGGGGAGTCTGGGTAGATCGCCGCTTCGGCTCGAACACAGCTGGCCACGGAGTTCGCTTTACGAATGTCCGCGATCATCGTATTCCTGCCCGCTCTGCGTCCTCGCCCGCGTTTCGGCTCCGGCCCTGCGCAGTGACAGACGCTCGGAATGGCGCAGAAATCCCGTTATGGAGCGCGTTGGAATGGACTGTGTGCGCGTCGAAAGACGTATCAATATCAGTGCTTTCTAGTCCTGTGCTCTACTTCAGAGCGTTTCCCTGCTCACACCAGACTCTCCTCTAATCACCAGCAGCTGTAGTATCAGGAGTGAACATTTCTGTCAAATGCACAGTCCTGACCACAGGGTTCGGCACACACTGATGTACAATGCTCACATATGAAAATACACACCGCCCCAATCTAAAGTTATCCACTAGGCTACCCTGTACACACCTAGTGACCACAGCTGTTTCAAACCCTATTAAAATTGTGTTGAATGCAAAAATTAGCACCCCCTCccttattttatattatccaattttaaaatttacataccaaaaaataattacaagatgatgatgatgataatgtggGAATATTCTTTCATAAGACAACAACCCAAATCATACcgcaaaataaacagaaaatagttTGATTGTGGCCTTCTCGCTCACATGAAGAATGAGCAAAATATCCAGCCATGCAATCTGCAAGAATTATAAGGGTGTTCCAGGGACTTTGGGGTGAATATCAGAGAACTGAGAAGATCCAAAAGCTGTTCAGAAGATATGAAGGAAGTTGTAGGCAGTTGTAAATGAAAGGGGATGGCATGGAAGTTActacagaatatttatattacatccAGAAAGTAACCATTTCTAAAGTAATTTACTTCACTCATAACTATTAATATTCTAAAATACATGATACTTGTGATAGTGAAAGAGGCGGGCActgtggtttagtggttagcactgttgcctcgcacctccagggttgggggtttaaCTTCCACCTCCGCCGCGTGTGCACAGAGCctacatgttctccctgtgcatTAGGGGgtttccccagtccaaagacatgccttgtaggctgactggcatctctaaattgtctgtagtgcgtgaatgagtgtgattgtgccctgtgatgagttggcaccccgtccatggtgtcccctgccttgtgccccgagtccctcGTGAtaagctccagggtccccgcaAACATTActataattaattatacattataattataagtatctataaatggatacaaagtatgatgtgtcattcattagtAAATGGTTAATGTGGGCAATTTACTGTGGtacaagacaaataaaacacttcagggatGTGCTATTttgggaaattaatcaacagtatCACTAACTCTGCAGCAGGTTTCATTACTCCAGAAACTCTTATCGAGAACCAAATGGAGCAGAGCTAAAGCATTACaatgttttgttgtgtgtgtaatcatGAAACTTAAATCTGTGAACGTACATCATTCTATACATCCAAACTTTacaacagaaagacaaaaaaacaaaaaaaaaaaaaaaaaaaaagagacaagacCGACAAAAGTACTGTGATAATAAACTTTAATTTTCAAGTTATGTTGGATGGTTCTGGACCATAGAAAACAAGCACATATCAGTATAAACATATGCAATTTTAATTTAGTTCAACAAGAACCGAATAACAACTGGGTGTTTGTGGATTGGCTACTGACAGCCGAGCTTAATATGCAATACTGAAGCAAAACATAAACCTACAATTACTAGACAGTTAAAGTGATGAAACACTCAGCTTCATATTTGAATGCATTTAAGTCTGCTTTCGGGAGTCCAATTTCACAAAAGTATCGCTACACTCAGTTCTGAGGAGAGACTGTATTTGATACCACAGGTGGTTATAACCTGTACACTTCAGGTAGGTTAAAAACTGACCTGACTAGGCCAATTAGAGAGAATTGGAGAAGGAGAAGTagtaagagagtgagtgagagaaggggagagcgtgggggagagagggggggagagatagtgagaaagtgagagagagagagagagaaagagagagagagagagagagagagagaacaacgTTCAGTGACATGAATTGTTTTTATAAACGTTAAGAGTGCATGTGTGCATTTGACATCAAGGAagctcaccaccaccaccccagAATCAGTGCATGAGAGGAGAGAATATaccagaaaagcatcacagccACCACCAGTTACAGTAAAGTCTTATAAAGCTGCTGTATGCTCTGAGTCCCGTTTAATCAGGACTATACCTGGGTAGATAAGTCAAACCTAGACTTCAGAATAAAACCATTAAGATTTATTAGCAATATCATTCCAATTTTTTACATGTATAACTTAGtgtctttttgtcattttttaagctttgtcatttttttttctatttttatgtttttcgtTTAGTACAtaatgtacacacaaacactcacagaaCTGAAGAGGTTTTCTCGAAAGGCTTTAGCACGGGTGCACAGACctgttcttcctttttttttttttttttttttttaaatctgatttttatatagatagatatatgtATAGAATAATTCATTTTACTTTGAACTGAATTCATAAGTTTAACGGCCTGCTGAAAGGCACTGCCACAACACGGAGAAATATAAGCTACTGTCCATCACTCACACAGTCTAGCTTCTAGTAAGGGGAGGGGGTGAGGAGTAATTGATGGTGGCAGGAAAgattagagagggagagagggaaagaagggAGTAACGACGGGGTGCTATAGGTAGAGCTCATAGTAATCGTCCAGCTCCTCGTGAAATAAGTCCCACTCGTCTTCAGAGTCGGTGACGTCTTCGTCGGTTCCTGCCGCCAGAAGCATAAGCAGCATCTCGCTCAGCTCAAACGTTACCATCTCCTCATCGTCGTTGTCCAAGGAGTCGCTGCTTTCCCGTTCATCGAGCAGATCCCAGAGCGGCGTGCGCCTCGAGCCCTGTGAAACAGTGTGTCAGAACATTAGATGACACGTTTTAAGACAGATGgactattttactattttttcctttataagGCTGTTCGCCATTTCATGACAGGTTCCCGTTCCCTGGCAGCTACTCTATTCTTATCAGCATATCTTATGGGAATAGAGAAGAGCAGGAAATAACAGTACTACAGTACAGTGCTTCAGGAAATCTTCTGAAAGTGAATCCATACGTAGCTTTATTCTATAGACAGacatcagctattaaaatatccCCAGTGCACCCGTGCCAAAACACAGAGGagcgcttacacactctg encodes:
- the tmem121b gene encoding transmembrane protein 121B, whose translation is MIADIRKANSVASCVRAEAAIYPDSPVSSAPENGQLLLRSGACTRGTSTSASSANADRGSTDSASAAARAMTSGCEFPPSAPPFVPRSAKNLFYKLLCFALLVLQGGILDFYLIAFTDLYWCSWIATDLVVVSGWAIFFVRNARSKRERACGFRQKSSLFGCHLGEFAFAHLAWLVYVIACAPKVALVLQTSILELVAREVPLGAAGFEATALLAAPLLFCLINSLVEDPHGAPRYHSQSCFVSTCVDVLDSFTLVDLLLVQNEIPNNAYLKYGVMAAYFVALAVPVLWLYELSAASRMRCRWMCARFLSGVLLDAPLLAVRCLLVFLYDMPVSLFMFKNVFFLACKCLELVEQCASLRSARRLARGGDPAQFSHCVSENDMCPRGYVNTLAVNTQP